A region of Bacteroidales bacterium DNA encodes the following proteins:
- a CDS encoding rhomboid family intramembrane serine protease yields the protein MFPLRDNIPHRHFPYMNWAIILACTAVFLFQLTLNQQEQQAFFYLFGLVPARYSHPEWARFFGLYADNYFPFITNTFMHGGWGHFISNMWILFIFGDNVEDRMGHFRYLLFYLLAGLMASLTHFVLHPASTIPALGASGAIAGVMAAYMFLFPYSRILVLLPILIIPFFFEVSAFVFIAIWFVIQLFSGMNDLMFPAYTSGIAFWAHIGGFLTGLLTFRIFLAKQR from the coding sequence ATGTTCCCGTTACGAGACAATATCCCCCACAGGCACTTCCCCTACATGAACTGGGCAATTATTCTGGCCTGTACCGCTGTGTTTCTTTTTCAGCTTACCCTGAACCAGCAGGAACAGCAGGCATTTTTCTACCTTTTCGGACTGGTTCCGGCACGCTATTCCCACCCGGAATGGGCACGTTTTTTTGGACTGTATGCAGACAATTATTTCCCTTTCATTACCAATACATTCATGCATGGCGGGTGGGGCCATTTTATCTCCAATATGTGGATTCTTTTTATTTTCGGCGACAATGTGGAAGATCGTATGGGCCACTTCCGCTATCTGCTCTTCTATCTGCTGGCAGGATTGATGGCCAGCCTCACGCATTTTGTCCTGCATCCGGCTTCCACTATTCCTGCTCTTGGTGCTTCCGGGGCGATTGCCGGTGTTATGGCCGCCTATATGTTTCTGTTCCCCTACAGCAGAATACTGGTTCTTTTACCTATCCTTATTATTCCGTTTTTCTTTGAAGTTTCTGCCTTTGTATTTATTGCCATCTGGTTTGTTATTCAGCTTTTCAGCGGCATGAACGATCTTATGTTTCCTGCCTATACGTCGGGAATTGCCTTCTGGGCCCATATTGGCGGCTTTCTTACAGGGCTTCTTACGTTCAGAATCTTTCTGGCCAAACAACGTTAA
- a CDS encoding Dabb family protein, with translation MEKLVTEVVRHIVIWKLKETDPGQKFRILEEFRSRLLALKNEIPGITGMEVKFNAEKASASNDDIVLIADFTDWKALNDYQVHPAHQNLVSWVSAVRISRSAIDYEI, from the coding sequence TTGGAAAAATTGGTTACTGAGGTGGTACGGCATATTGTTATCTGGAAACTAAAGGAAACGGACCCTGGTCAGAAATTCCGCATTCTGGAGGAATTTCGTTCCCGTCTGCTTGCGCTGAAAAACGAAATCCCGGGTATTACCGGTATGGAGGTTAAGTTCAATGCAGAAAAAGCTTCCGCTTCGAATGACGATATTGTTCTTATAGCTGATTTTACCGACTGGAAAGCGCTCAACGACTATCAGGTGCACCCTGCCCATCAGAACCTGGTTTCATGGGTTTCCGCTGTGCGGATTTCGCGCTCGGCCATTGATTACGAAATCTGA